A stretch of the Bacillus sp. FJAT-18017 genome encodes the following:
- the pilM gene encoding type IV pilus biogenesis protein PilM yields MAFSLSLGNKRTINIIFNDHSIRFLELKSATPPVPQRWGERFLPPGIIEEGKIVDFETLSTILDECIDEWKISRRPIHFVVPDPLVIIRKITIPGDIEEDEIESHLYMELGASIHLPFEDPVFDAYPLGVKDGKKELLLFASPEKYVMEYSELLSGLRLVPVSADISPLALYRLYHSLNGLQPNERLFTVQVNMTSVSMCIFENHIPYFMRQFQLDFDANNWEVLHDRSGASEYKFIGEAFQLEWQFSNIYSEMVKLMDFYKYSANVETSGITKILLVGDHPMLARIHEEIKEQFTLPVVVFSTDKIQNNRDRTFPQTHTLALGLSLKEVR; encoded by the coding sequence ATGGCTTTTTCCCTTTCGCTTGGCAACAAACGAACGATCAACATCATATTTAACGACCACAGCATACGTTTTCTCGAGCTTAAGTCTGCCACTCCTCCTGTTCCTCAGAGATGGGGAGAGCGCTTTCTTCCTCCCGGGATTATTGAGGAAGGGAAAATTGTAGACTTTGAAACTCTTTCTACTATTCTTGATGAGTGTATTGACGAATGGAAGATTAGCAGACGGCCTATCCATTTTGTAGTTCCTGATCCACTGGTTATTATTCGAAAAATCACTATTCCTGGAGACATAGAGGAGGATGAGATAGAAAGTCATCTTTATATGGAGCTTGGAGCCAGCATACATTTGCCGTTTGAAGACCCGGTTTTTGACGCTTATCCTCTGGGCGTGAAGGACGGGAAGAAAGAACTACTCTTATTTGCTTCTCCTGAAAAATATGTTATGGAGTATTCGGAGCTATTGTCAGGTTTAAGGCTTGTTCCCGTCTCGGCGGATATTTCACCACTTGCCTTATATCGCCTTTATCATTCTTTGAATGGACTACAGCCCAACGAGCGGTTGTTTACCGTCCAGGTAAATATGACTTCTGTCAGTATGTGTATCTTTGAGAACCATATCCCTTATTTTATGAGGCAGTTTCAGTTGGATTTCGATGCAAATAACTGGGAAGTTCTTCATGATCGATCAGGGGCGAGCGAATACAAGTTTATTGGCGAGGCCTTTCAGCTCGAATGGCAATTTTCGAATATCTATTCGGAAATGGTCAAGCTTATGGATTTTTATAAGTATTCCGCGAATGTTGAAACTTCAGGAATAACCAAAATCCTTCTCGTGGGAGACCATCCCATGCTAGCGCGTATCCATGAAGAAATTAAAGAGCAATTTACACTGCCAGTAGTTGTTTTTTCAACTGACAAAATACAGAATAACCGGGATAGAACCTTCCCTCAAACGCATACTCTTGCACTTGGGCTTTCACTGAAAGAGGTGAGATGA
- a CDS encoding PilN domain-containing protein — protein sequence MMLIEINLLPKKKQESRKLLTSTLILALLFITAGGALFWQASTLKADVAVVENRLDTTKKLAEIEQKKTTELTEADSVSKLEQSVVWAEDYIVPSVPVMREFTSLLPERGFIQTFAYQESGTLSLTVQFDTSREAAYFLNRLNESEWVNEAMLLSLTATQQVGEPATETTLNLNNDNEEEILPRYQGQFEIKLNKDTVKSSVLEDEEGESGL from the coding sequence ATGATGCTGATTGAAATTAATTTGCTACCGAAAAAGAAGCAAGAAAGCAGAAAGCTTCTCACTTCCACTTTGATATTGGCACTTCTCTTTATCACGGCGGGCGGGGCGCTTTTCTGGCAAGCTTCGACTTTGAAAGCCGATGTTGCTGTTGTTGAAAATAGATTAGATACGACTAAAAAATTAGCAGAGATTGAACAAAAGAAAACAACCGAGCTCACTGAAGCGGATTCTGTTTCCAAGCTTGAACAGTCAGTTGTTTGGGCTGAAGACTATATTGTCCCTTCTGTACCAGTGATGCGGGAATTCACCTCATTACTACCGGAGCGAGGATTTATCCAGACTTTTGCTTATCAGGAATCCGGTACTCTATCACTGACAGTCCAATTCGACACAAGTAGGGAAGCAGCTTATTTCCTAAACAGACTGAACGAGTCAGAATGGGTAAATGAAGCGATGCTTTTAAGTTTGACAGCTACACAGCAAGTCGGAGAGCCGGCAACTGAAACTACTTTAAACTTGAATAATGATAATGAGGAAGAAATACTGCCTCGTTACCAGGGGCAATTTGAGATAAAGCTTAATAAGGACACTGTAAAGTCTTCAGTTCTTGAAGACGAGGAAGGAGAGAGCGGGCTATGA
- a CDS encoding SPOR domain-containing protein: MDKPKNNTITIKINGDSRPYKEDNKRQETVRVPETKEMVTPAQPEQAAALEAGEESFEWILPEFEPAETPKEYIIKEATESASIYPKAVKPSKSSKPAFQFNTLNLKPIIVPVIFAILIGVTLGAGMLKLLISGDGVEEAITPTNAVTPADREKPVSAGKTAAATLQPITTFAVQEGIYTNKDSATSVKEELVSKGIPAAVFDKDGQAMMLVGVAASIEDAKEVGAALKAKGIEIYAKEVAFPEKDAGKLAEQDAAFLKKVPALYEGLSNAAAANITGGSTGEAAKNAQSELQKIDESKLKNGAIKSMYGELTGAATLLAGTLDEAGSIKAQQHLLDFLALYQSF; encoded by the coding sequence GTGGACAAGCCGAAAAACAATACGATAACGATTAAGATAAATGGCGACAGCAGGCCGTATAAAGAAGATAACAAGAGGCAAGAGACGGTCAGGGTACCCGAGACAAAAGAAATGGTCACTCCGGCCCAGCCTGAACAGGCTGCTGCTTTAGAAGCAGGGGAAGAAAGCTTTGAATGGATTTTGCCGGAATTTGAACCTGCTGAAACACCTAAAGAATACATAATAAAGGAAGCAACTGAAAGTGCCTCAATCTACCCAAAAGCAGTCAAGCCTTCTAAATCTTCAAAACCAGCTTTCCAATTTAATACACTTAATTTGAAACCAATTATTGTTCCTGTTATTTTCGCGATATTAATCGGGGTTACATTAGGAGCTGGAATGCTAAAGCTGCTTATCTCGGGTGATGGCGTTGAAGAGGCTATCACACCGACCAATGCAGTTACCCCTGCCGATAGAGAGAAACCGGTATCTGCTGGCAAAACTGCTGCGGCCACACTGCAGCCAATTACAACCTTTGCAGTCCAGGAAGGGATCTATACGAATAAAGACTCGGCAACTTCGGTAAAAGAGGAACTTGTCTCAAAAGGGATTCCCGCTGCAGTATTTGATAAGGATGGCCAGGCGATGATGCTTGTTGGTGTTGCAGCGAGTATCGAAGACGCTAAGGAAGTTGGAGCAGCCTTGAAGGCAAAAGGCATAGAGATTTATGCAAAAGAGGTTGCTTTCCCTGAGAAGGATGCCGGAAAACTCGCTGAACAGGATGCAGCTTTTTTGAAAAAAGTTCCTGCACTTTATGAAGGCCTAAGTAATGCCGCTGCAGCAAATATCACGGGTGGCAGTACGGGAGAAGCCGCAAAAAACGCACAGTCCGAGCTTCAAAAAATTGATGAAAGCAAACTGAAAAATGGTGCTATCAAAAGTATGTACGGGGAGCTGACTGGTGCGGCTACTCTGCTTGCAGGGACACTTGATGAAGCAGGAAGTATCAAAGCACAGCAGCACCTCCTCGACTTCCTTGCATTATATCAATCCTTCTAA
- a CDS encoding Maf family protein — translation MPNLILASSSPRRKELLENLQLTFHIYSSDVDESFAPGSSPEDIVMGLAERKAVAVSHDHPGDFVIGADTIVVADGNVLGKPANREEAIGMLKLLSGSVHHVYTGVAIISPEAKSRFYEKTEVHFWELTDREIEYYADSGEPLDKAGGYGIQGLGGMLVKKIDGDYFSVVGLPVSRTVRELAKAGYPLPY, via the coding sequence ATGCCGAACCTCATTTTAGCCTCTTCATCTCCACGGCGAAAGGAACTTCTAGAAAATCTCCAGCTTACTTTCCACATTTACAGCTCAGATGTTGACGAAAGCTTTGCACCTGGCTCATCTCCTGAAGACATTGTGATGGGGCTTGCTGAACGGAAGGCTGTTGCCGTGTCTCATGACCATCCCGGTGACTTTGTCATTGGCGCCGACACGATTGTTGTTGCAGACGGTAATGTGCTTGGTAAGCCCGCCAATCGCGAGGAAGCAATCGGGATGCTGAAGCTTTTGTCAGGCAGTGTCCACCATGTTTACACCGGGGTAGCCATCATCTCCCCGGAAGCAAAGTCCCGTTTTTATGAAAAAACTGAAGTCCATTTCTGGGAGTTGACGGACAGGGAAATCGAATATTATGCGGATAGCGGGGAGCCGCTGGACAAAGCAGGCGGCTATGGTATCCAGGGTCTGGGCGGTATGCTTGTCAAAAAGATTGACGGCGATTATTTTAGCGTTGTCGGGCTCCCTGTCTCCAGGACAGTCCGGGAGCTTGCCAAGGCAGGCTACCCGCTTCCGTATTGA
- the radC gene encoding RadC family protein — MIRDYPQEERPRERFISGGPSSLSNHELIALLLRTGTKDESVLQLANRLLSHFEGLRLLKAASLEEITAIKGIGQAKAIQLLAALELGSRVANLSNNERYVIRSPEDGANYVMNEMRFLSQEHFVCLYLNTKNQVLHKQTIFIGSLNASIVHPREVFKEAFRRSAASIICLHNHPSGDPTPSREDIEVTKRLSECGKIIGIDVLDHLIIGENKFVSLKEKGYL, encoded by the coding sequence ATGATCCGTGATTACCCCCAGGAGGAAAGGCCCCGGGAACGATTCATTTCCGGCGGACCATCCAGCCTTTCAAACCATGAATTGATTGCACTGCTGTTAAGAACAGGAACTAAGGATGAGTCTGTCCTTCAATTGGCAAATCGGCTCCTGTCCCATTTCGAGGGACTCCGGCTTCTAAAAGCTGCCTCACTCGAGGAAATAACAGCAATTAAGGGCATCGGCCAGGCGAAAGCAATCCAGCTATTGGCGGCGCTTGAGTTGGGAAGCCGAGTTGCCAACCTCTCCAACAATGAGCGTTATGTCATTCGTTCCCCGGAAGATGGGGCAAACTATGTGATGAACGAGATGCGCTTCCTGAGCCAGGAACACTTCGTTTGCCTCTATCTCAACACAAAGAACCAGGTTCTCCACAAACAGACAATCTTCATTGGTAGCCTGAATGCTTCGATTGTGCATCCCCGTGAGGTGTTCAAGGAAGCGTTCCGAAGGTCAGCTGCTTCCATTATTTGTCTCCATAATCACCCCTCAGGCGACCCTACTCCTAGCAGGGAGGATATCGAAGTAACGAAAAGGCTGTCGGAGTGCGGCAAGATCATTGGAATAGATGTACTCGACCATTTGATTATCGGGGAAAATAAATTTGTGTCTCTGAAGGAAAAAGGTTACTTGTAA
- a CDS encoding rod shape-determining protein yields MFGLGSRDLGIDLGTANTLVYVKGKGIVLREPSVVAFQTDTKDIVAVGNEAKNMIGRTPGNIVALRPMKDGVIADYDTTATMMKYYIREAMKSKGIFKSSKPYIMVCVPSGITAVERRAVIDATKQAGARDAFPIEEPFAAAIGANLPVWEPTGSMVVDIGGGTTEVAIISLGGIVTSQSIRIAGDEMDEAIIQYIRKNYNLMIGDRTAETIKMEIGSAGNAEGIENMEIRGRDLLTGLPKTIEITAAEIGGALHDTVYAIVEAVKSTLEKTPPELAADIMDRGIVLTGGGALLRNLDKVIGEETNIPVLIAENPLDCVAIGTGKALDHIDLFKNKSRDSR; encoded by the coding sequence ATGTTTGGATTAGGATCAAGAGATCTTGGCATAGATTTGGGGACTGCCAATACACTTGTTTATGTTAAAGGAAAAGGAATCGTTTTAAGGGAGCCATCAGTTGTTGCTTTTCAGACGGATACAAAAGATATTGTCGCTGTCGGGAACGAAGCGAAAAATATGATCGGAAGGACTCCTGGCAATATTGTAGCCTTAAGGCCGATGAAGGATGGAGTTATTGCCGATTATGATACAACGGCAACGATGATGAAGTATTACATTCGTGAAGCTATGAAAAGTAAAGGGATTTTTAAGAGCAGCAAGCCGTATATCATGGTTTGTGTTCCATCCGGAATTACTGCTGTGGAACGCCGGGCTGTTATTGACGCAACAAAGCAAGCCGGTGCGCGTGATGCCTTTCCAATAGAAGAACCTTTTGCGGCTGCGATTGGCGCGAATCTGCCTGTCTGGGAACCGACAGGAAGTATGGTTGTTGACATCGGCGGCGGTACGACCGAAGTGGCGATCATTTCCCTTGGAGGCATCGTGACAAGCCAGTCGATCCGGATTGCCGGTGATGAAATGGATGAAGCAATCATTCAATATATTCGCAAAAACTATAATTTGATGATTGGCGACCGTACAGCGGAGACAATCAAAATGGAAATCGGCTCGGCCGGAAATGCGGAAGGTATTGAAAATATGGAAATCCGCGGCCGCGACCTTTTAACTGGTCTGCCAAAGACGATTGAAATTACTGCCGCTGAAATTGGCGGAGCGCTTCATGACACGGTGTATGCGATTGTTGAAGCGGTAAAAAGCACGCTTGAAAAAACACCGCCTGAGCTTGCCGCTGATATCATGGACAGAGGAATTGTCCTGACCGGCGGAGGAGCCCTTCTGCGCAACCTTGATAAGGTCATTGGCGAAGAAACAAATATACCAGTCCTAATCGCGGAAAATCCGCTTGATTGTGTGGCAATTGGGACAGGTAAGGCGCTTGATCATATCGACCTGTTTAAAAACAAAAGCAGGGACTCTAGATAA
- the mreC gene encoding rod shape-determining protein MreC, with translation MPQSFFNKRLIILLVSVIILVALIGFSLRERDRLTWPEQFVKDSTGWLQSLVSTPVQYVAGFFENVSDLQDTYNENKKLKTRVVDIARLEAEVYQLEKENEELRKTLDKTESLSNSDIIQATIMGRNPDRWNELIIINKGSSDGLEKNMAVITAEGLIGKVKSVNDFSSTVQLLSAMDPKNRISVVTQGKEEIYGFVEGYDEEKKLLQVKKIPYEAKVKKGQTVVTSGLGGVFPKGLLVGKIEEVQPDQYGLNQIAFVKPGANFYDISEVMVIKRLMDKPLASEMVDDKEEEL, from the coding sequence ATGCCACAATCTTTTTTTAACAAACGCCTCATTATCCTGTTAGTAAGTGTCATTATCCTGGTTGCATTAATCGGATTTTCTTTAAGAGAACGTGATAGGCTGACGTGGCCGGAGCAGTTCGTAAAGGACTCCACCGGCTGGCTTCAGTCGCTTGTCTCTACTCCCGTCCAGTATGTAGCGGGCTTTTTCGAAAATGTTTCGGATCTACAAGATACATACAATGAAAATAAAAAGTTGAAAACAAGAGTAGTAGATATTGCGCGGCTTGAAGCAGAAGTCTATCAGCTTGAAAAAGAAAATGAAGAACTTCGCAAGACGCTCGATAAAACGGAGTCCTTGAGCAATTCGGATATCATTCAGGCAACGATTATGGGCCGGAACCCGGACCGCTGGAATGAACTGATTATCATCAACAAGGGCTCATCAGACGGGCTTGAAAAAAATATGGCTGTTATTACAGCCGAGGGCCTGATCGGCAAGGTTAAAAGCGTTAACGACTTTTCCTCAACAGTCCAGCTTCTCAGTGCGATGGATCCAAAGAACAGGATTTCTGTTGTAACCCAGGGAAAAGAGGAAATCTATGGGTTTGTCGAAGGATATGATGAGGAAAAGAAACTTCTTCAAGTCAAAAAAATTCCGTATGAAGCGAAAGTGAAAAAGGGACAGACAGTCGTGACTTCGGGCCTTGGCGGAGTGTTCCCTAAAGGGCTTTTGGTAGGGAAAATCGAGGAAGTCCAGCCTGACCAATACGGATTGAACCAGATTGCCTTTGTGAAGCCTGGCGCAAACTTCTACGACATTAGTGAAGTAATGGTAATTAAACGGTTAATGGACAAGCCGCTTGCTTCAGAAATGGTGGATGATAAGGAGGAAGAATTGTGA
- the mreD gene encoding rod shape-determining protein MreD → MRRVFLPLLLFLFFTIESIFVQLLPSEYFMDKYILVPRFLIGILMLFAIYGKQKQAVIYGFVFGLLFDIVYTEIIGVYLFLFPLTIVMVSRLMRVFHANVLVAIVAILAAISALEIVIYKLNNFIGITEMPFSAFAEVRLLPVIVLNFVFLAVAFYPFRRFFEKLAQDESL, encoded by the coding sequence GTGAGGCGTGTCTTCCTTCCTCTTTTGTTGTTCCTTTTTTTTACAATTGAAAGTATCTTTGTCCAGCTTCTGCCGTCGGAATATTTCATGGATAAATACATTTTGGTTCCAAGATTCTTGATTGGCATCCTGATGTTGTTCGCGATTTATGGGAAACAAAAACAAGCCGTTATTTATGGATTTGTGTTTGGGCTTCTTTTTGACATCGTTTATACTGAAATAATCGGAGTCTATTTATTCCTGTTTCCATTGACGATTGTTATGGTATCGAGGCTGATGCGGGTTTTCCATGCAAACGTTCTTGTCGCGATTGTGGCGATACTTGCAGCTATTTCAGCCCTGGAAATTGTGATTTATAAATTGAACAATTTTATTGGCATTACAGAAATGCCGTTTTCAGCATTCGCTGAAGTGCGCCTTTTGCCGGTCATTGTCCTGAACTTTGTTTTCCTGGCAGTGGCCTTTTATCCATTCAGGCGCTTTTTTGAAAAATTGGCACAGGATGAAAGCCTTTAA
- the minC gene encoding septum site-determining protein MinC gives MSKRQHVTIKGTKDGITLFLDDLCSYEELKRDLESKLSIHENSSGDGNLLHVNVKSGNRFLTNEQQEELKQLIRKKKDLVVETIESDVISIQEAKQLAERSQVSTVARVIRSGQVLEVPGDLLLIGDVNPGGVVMAGGNIFIMGILKGIAHAGCYGDTEAIIAASAMAPSQLRISQNVLTLPNINGPENMRDMECAYIDEENEIALGRLQSLAGLRPGLTRLEGGR, from the coding sequence GTGAGCAAACGGCAGCATGTGACGATTAAAGGGACGAAGGATGGCATCACGCTGTTCCTTGATGACCTTTGCTCGTACGAAGAATTAAAGCGGGATTTGGAAAGCAAGCTTTCAATCCATGAAAATAGCAGCGGAGACGGCAACCTCCTTCATGTGAATGTGAAGTCCGGGAACCGTTTCCTAACAAATGAGCAGCAGGAAGAACTGAAGCAGCTCATCCGAAAAAAAAAGGATCTTGTTGTCGAAACGATTGAATCAGATGTTATCTCGATACAGGAAGCTAAACAACTGGCGGAAAGGTCGCAAGTTAGCACCGTGGCAAGGGTGATTCGCTCTGGCCAGGTTCTTGAAGTGCCCGGCGACCTATTGCTCATTGGTGATGTCAATCCTGGCGGGGTAGTCATGGCCGGCGGCAATATTTTTATCATGGGAATCCTCAAGGGGATTGCCCACGCAGGCTGTTATGGCGATACTGAAGCCATCATTGCTGCTTCTGCCATGGCGCCATCGCAGCTAAGGATTAGCCAGAATGTACTGACTCTGCCGAATATAAATGGCCCAGAAAATATGCGTGACATGGAATGCGCGTACATAGATGAAGAAAATGAAATTGCGCTTGGCAGGCTTCAGTCATTGGCAGGTTTAAGGCCTGGATTAACTAGATTAGAAGGAGGGCGTTAA